The following are from one region of the Pseudodesulfovibrio piezophilus C1TLV30 genome:
- a CDS encoding dihydrolipoamide acetyltransferase family protein, whose translation MAQQVIMPKWGLTMKEGKVVRWLKGEGESVDAGEPLFEVETDKITNSVEAPASGVLSQIIVPEGETAEVQAVLAVIAAPGENPDIIPSGSTATDNVESSGDAVAGEPAVASSQASVEGGDFVPAMPAARKLAKELNVALSTVVGTGPHGTIVMKDVQASADSAFAGINASAKAIEFARKNGIDLGQVSGTGDDGRITKADILRAMNPVSDQQVSSNQPVIAQDTIVPMDGVRKLIGDNMQASLTNAAQLSVFVEIDATEMVSLRAAILERNKRNAEYKLSYNDIVSYAVCRALKRHPIMNSTLQDDGIHLHQSVNLGIAVALPNGLIVPNIKNAGSLTLEELKTEIRDVAGRSRTGGLNMDEISGGTFTISNVSMLGVDGFTPILNPPETGILGVGRIVEKPAVKDGEIQIRQMMTLSLTFNHMTTDGAPAMSFLRELGDMLETPGLMTL comes from the coding sequence ATGGCTCAACAAGTGATCATGCCCAAATGGGGCTTGACCATGAAAGAAGGAAAAGTTGTTCGCTGGCTTAAAGGTGAGGGTGAATCGGTTGATGCCGGTGAGCCTTTATTTGAAGTGGAAACGGACAAAATCACGAACTCGGTGGAAGCCCCTGCCAGTGGTGTCTTATCCCAAATCATAGTCCCTGAAGGTGAAACTGCCGAGGTCCAGGCTGTTTTGGCAGTTATTGCCGCGCCAGGAGAAAACCCTGACATAATACCAAGTGGATCGACGGCAACCGACAACGTTGAATCTTCCGGCGATGCAGTGGCTGGCGAACCTGCCGTTGCTTCATCTCAGGCATCGGTTGAAGGCGGTGATTTTGTTCCGGCCATGCCTGCTGCTCGCAAATTGGCGAAGGAATTGAACGTTGCCCTGTCCACGGTTGTCGGAACCGGACCTCATGGAACAATTGTGATGAAAGATGTTCAGGCATCGGCTGACAGTGCTTTTGCCGGGATTAACGCCAGTGCCAAGGCAATTGAATTCGCCCGTAAAAATGGCATTGATCTCGGTCAGGTCTCGGGGACCGGTGATGACGGTCGAATTACCAAAGCCGACATCCTGCGTGCAATGAATCCGGTTTCCGATCAACAGGTATCATCCAATCAGCCTGTCATTGCTCAGGATACCATCGTGCCTATGGACGGTGTCCGCAAGCTTATTGGTGACAATATGCAGGCCAGCTTGACCAATGCGGCGCAGCTTTCCGTGTTCGTCGAAATTGACGCCACCGAAATGGTTTCCTTGCGCGCGGCGATTCTTGAACGGAACAAGCGCAACGCAGAATACAAGCTCTCATACAATGACATCGTTTCGTATGCTGTGTGTCGAGCTCTCAAGCGACATCCGATTATGAATTCGACCTTGCAGGACGATGGCATTCATCTGCACCAAAGTGTCAATCTTGGTATTGCTGTGGCCCTGCCAAACGGGCTTATTGTGCCGAATATCAAGAATGCCGGAAGCTTGACGTTGGAGGAACTCAAGACAGAGATCCGGGATGTCGCAGGTCGGTCTCGGACCGGCGGTCTGAATATGGATGAAATATCCGGCGGCACCTTTACCATCAGTAATGTCAGCATGCTTGGTGTGGATGGTTTTACCCCCATTCTCAATCCTCCAGAGACAGGCATACTCGGTGTCGGGCGTATTGTTGAGAAACCGGCAGTCAAGGATGGCGAAATTCAGATTCGGCAAATGATGACCCTTTCTCTGACATTCAATCACATGACTACGGATGGTGCGCCTGCCATGTCTTTCCTGCGCGAGTTGGGGGACATGCTGGAAACTCCGGGTCTGATGACATTGTAG
- a CDS encoding Lin0512 family protein yields the protein MARKRFAVELGYAADLHGEDMTKAVVRAVRDAVSRICLCGLVEICGRDRFQGVFVHADIAVPQPEQVDHSAVLAAIPIGETSLNVTVGGMSVPGMEVPCFAPGVSNIVVACAALTVSIETDMASEADEDSENRWIGCAVKPNNPEE from the coding sequence ATGGCGCGGAAAAGATTTGCTGTTGAACTCGGTTATGCAGCCGATTTGCATGGTGAAGACATGACCAAGGCCGTGGTGCGAGCTGTTCGTGATGCTGTGTCCCGGATTTGTCTCTGTGGTCTTGTGGAAATATGTGGTCGTGATCGGTTTCAAGGCGTCTTTGTCCATGCTGATATCGCTGTTCCCCAGCCGGAACAGGTTGACCATTCGGCCGTGCTTGCCGCCATCCCCATTGGTGAAACTTCATTGAACGTGACTGTCGGCGGCATGAGTGTCCCCGGGATGGAAGTTCCCTGCTTTGCCCCTGGTGTCAGCAACATAGTTGTTGCGTGCGCCGCGCTGACTGTTTCCATTGAGACGGACATGGCAAGTGAGGCTGATGAGGACTCGGAAAACAGGTGGATCGGATGTGCCGTGAAGCCGAATAACCCAGAGGAGTAA
- a CDS encoding thiamine pyrophosphate-dependent dehydrogenase E1 component subunit alpha, with protein sequence MALSKKTLINMYETMNRIRLFELRLQELFAASEIPGFVHLYLGEEAVATGACAALTDADMITSTHRGHGHLLAKGGDLKLMMAEIFGRKTGYCKGKGGSMHIADLDLGILGANGIVGGGGPLAAGAALAAKYRKSKDVAMCFFGDGASNQGTTQESLNMASAWKLPLVFINENNGYGISCPQCKSMAVVDIADRAAAYDMPGVVVDGNDVLAVHEAVSEAVKRARRGEGPSLVECKTYRWRGHFEGDACTYRCDEELKEWKAKDPIPRFEAKLIEKKTLTQSEADTIKERIAQDVDEAVTYAKESPMPPVSALMDDVYA encoded by the coding sequence ATGGCTCTGAGCAAGAAGACATTGATCAATATGTATGAAACCATGAACAGGATTCGTCTGTTCGAACTGAGACTGCAGGAACTTTTCGCAGCAAGCGAAATTCCCGGTTTCGTCCATCTTTATCTCGGCGAGGAAGCGGTTGCCACAGGAGCCTGTGCCGCGCTTACCGATGCCGACATGATTACCAGTACACATCGCGGGCATGGGCATCTTTTGGCAAAAGGTGGAGATTTGAAGCTCATGATGGCTGAAATATTCGGGCGGAAAACCGGCTACTGCAAAGGCAAAGGCGGTTCCATGCACATTGCCGATTTGGATCTCGGTATTCTCGGGGCCAACGGTATTGTGGGAGGTGGTGGCCCTCTTGCCGCAGGAGCGGCTCTGGCAGCCAAATACAGAAAAAGCAAAGATGTCGCCATGTGCTTTTTCGGTGATGGTGCCTCCAATCAGGGAACAACCCAGGAGTCCCTGAACATGGCGAGCGCCTGGAAGCTGCCTCTGGTCTTCATCAATGAAAATAATGGGTACGGTATTTCCTGCCCCCAATGCAAATCCATGGCTGTCGTGGATATTGCGGATCGCGCAGCTGCATATGATATGCCCGGCGTAGTGGTTGACGGAAACGACGTGCTCGCTGTGCATGAAGCCGTTTCCGAGGCCGTCAAACGTGCGCGTCGCGGAGAAGGCCCGTCATTGGTTGAGTGCAAAACATATCGCTGGCGTGGTCACTTTGAAGGGGATGCCTGCACATACCGTTGCGATGAAGAGCTGAAAGAGTGGAAAGCCAAAGACCCCATTCCTCGTTTCGAGGCCAAATTGATAGAAAAGAAGACACTGACTCAGAGTGAAGCGGATACAATAAAAGAACGCATTGCTCAGGATGTTGATGAAGCTGTGACGTACGCCAAGGAAAGTCCGATGCCGCCTGTCAGTGCATTGATGGATGACGTGTACGCCTAA
- a CDS encoding alpha-ketoacid dehydrogenase subunit beta, giving the protein MSEKTYLQALNEALSQEMERDENVFIIGEDVGQFGGCFGVTQGLFDTFGSDRVMDTPITESAIVGAATGAAACGLRPVAELMFVDFIGVSMDQLFNQAAKMRYMFGGKTTVPMTLRAPQGAGIGAAAQHSQCLESWFMNIPGLKVVIPSTPYDAKGLLISAIRDDNPVVFLEHKMLYGVSGEVPDESYTIEIGKADIKREGSDVTIVATSQMVYAALEAAEKLKADGIDAEVVDPRSLLPLDKETIFDSVRKTHALVVVHEAVQFAGPGAEIAAMAAEEILEYLDAPIKRVGAPFCPVPFSPPLEQHYIPGAENIIEAVKSIR; this is encoded by the coding sequence ATGTCCGAAAAAACATATCTTCAGGCTCTCAACGAAGCATTGAGCCAGGAAATGGAGCGCGATGAGAATGTCTTCATCATAGGTGAAGACGTGGGGCAATTTGGTGGTTGTTTTGGGGTCACCCAGGGGCTTTTTGACACGTTCGGGAGTGACCGTGTCATGGATACGCCAATTACAGAAAGCGCAATTGTCGGCGCAGCCACAGGTGCGGCCGCATGCGGTCTTCGCCCTGTAGCGGAGTTGATGTTTGTGGATTTCATCGGTGTTTCTATGGATCAGCTCTTTAATCAGGCTGCGAAAATGCGTTACATGTTCGGTGGTAAAACCACGGTTCCCATGACGTTGCGTGCACCTCAAGGCGCAGGTATCGGTGCTGCTGCCCAGCATTCTCAGTGCCTGGAATCCTGGTTCATGAATATTCCGGGACTCAAAGTCGTTATCCCATCGACCCCTTACGATGCCAAGGGGCTGTTGATAAGTGCAATTCGCGATGACAACCCGGTTGTCTTTCTTGAGCACAAGATGTTGTATGGTGTCAGTGGAGAAGTGCCGGACGAGAGTTATACCATCGAGATAGGCAAGGCTGACATCAAGCGTGAGGGCAGTGATGTGACTATCGTTGCGACGTCGCAGATGGTCTATGCGGCGCTTGAGGCAGCTGAAAAACTCAAAGCCGACGGTATTGATGCCGAAGTCGTCGACCCACGGAGCTTGTTACCACTGGACAAGGAGACGATTTTTGACTCAGTCAGAAAGACGCATGCCTTGGTTGTTGTCCATGAGGCGGTCCAGTTCGCTGGTCCGGGAGCAGAAATAGCTGCCATGGCGGCAGAAGAAATTCTTGAGTATCTGGATGCTCCCATCAAGCGTGTTGGTGCTCCATTCTGCCCGGTTCCCTTCTCGCCTCCTCTTGAGCAGCATTATATCCCCGGTGCAGAGAATATCATCGAGGCCGTCAAGAGTATTCGTTAA
- a CDS encoding ATP-NAD kinase family protein, with translation MSIAAILANPASGKDIRRLVAHGSVFDNQEKVRMVRRLILGLERAGVTKILYMPDAYAIIPRALNSISPSIPVEAVEMPIRNTDADTSLAAELMETLGAQSLVVLGGDGTSRVACKGTLNVPILPLSTGTNNVFPVMSEATVAGLAAGLVACGRLPRQECCYQSCMLDIVFGETVIDMALVDAAVYDDVFFASRAVWDMHKVPQLFLTRCNPTSIGLSAIGGQLRDIRPQEPRGLALKLGKPASLTVTASIAPGMFSDIPIREIEDMPPGVVFPIASSTGLIAVDGEREIEISQDSNAGIRLNTGGPLVIDVEKTMALAREQACFVTNTYS, from the coding sequence TTGAGTATTGCAGCAATCTTGGCTAATCCAGCTTCCGGTAAAGATATTCGTCGGTTAGTGGCTCATGGGAGTGTCTTCGACAATCAGGAGAAAGTTCGTATGGTGCGAAGGCTTATTCTGGGCCTTGAACGTGCCGGAGTCACAAAAATTTTATATATGCCTGATGCCTATGCGATCATCCCTCGTGCCTTGAATTCTATTTCGCCGTCCATTCCTGTCGAAGCAGTAGAAATGCCCATACGGAACACTGATGCCGACACCTCCCTCGCAGCAGAGCTTATGGAAACGCTCGGTGCACAGAGCCTTGTTGTTCTCGGGGGTGACGGGACCAGCAGAGTGGCCTGCAAAGGGACGCTGAACGTCCCCATCCTGCCACTTTCCACTGGGACAAATAATGTTTTTCCTGTCATGTCTGAGGCTACGGTGGCGGGGTTGGCCGCAGGACTGGTTGCCTGCGGCCGCCTCCCCCGGCAGGAATGTTGTTATCAGTCTTGTATGCTTGATATTGTTTTTGGTGAGACGGTCATTGATATGGCTTTGGTTGATGCCGCAGTCTATGATGACGTTTTTTTCGCATCAAGAGCGGTTTGGGACATGCACAAGGTTCCGCAACTTTTTCTGACACGATGTAATCCTACCTCCATTGGGTTGTCTGCCATAGGCGGGCAGCTGCGTGACATCCGTCCTCAAGAGCCGAGGGGATTGGCATTAAAGCTGGGAAAACCGGCTTCGCTCACTGTTACCGCGTCCATTGCGCCAGGGATGTTCTCCGATATTCCCATCCGTGAAATCGAAGACATGCCCCCCGGAGTTGTTTTCCCTATCGCATCCAGCACAGGTTTGATAGCGGTGGATGGAGAACGAGAGATTGAAATTTCTCAAGATTCCAATGCCGGTATTCGATTGAATACCGGCGGCCCTCTGGTTATCGATGTGGAAAAAACCATGGCCTTGGCCAGAGAACAGGCCTGCTTCGTGACAAACACATATTCATAG
- a CDS encoding DUF6506 family protein, whose translation MSHPLKAAFIFLAPGGDPKVHRNWVITEGVELLSIAVSDYGQAETLARELVEQEEIAAIELCGGFGAAGTARVAAAVNVPVGAVRFDIHPGLNNLSGDTLFG comes from the coding sequence ATGAGTCATCCATTGAAAGCTGCTTTTATTTTTCTTGCTCCAGGAGGAGATCCGAAAGTTCATAGAAATTGGGTTATTACAGAAGGAGTTGAATTACTCTCCATTGCCGTGAGTGATTATGGACAGGCTGAGACTCTGGCTCGTGAGTTGGTTGAGCAAGAAGAAATAGCAGCCATAGAACTCTGTGGAGGATTTGGAGCCGCAGGAACGGCGCGGGTTGCGGCGGCAGTGAATGTTCCTGTCGGAGCTGTCCGTTTCGATATTCATCCCGGTCTGAATAATCTCAGTGGGGATACGCTCTTTGGTTAA
- a CDS encoding PaaI family thioesterase codes for MNIQTHHTIDRTLCGEPIMVENGTSHVRMECTEEMGADSSGLIHGGFIFGLADYAAMLAVNHPNVVLGAAETRFLKPSRIGNTLVAKAHDTTPHERKHTVHVDVFCEDEQVFTGTFTCFVTPNHILADG; via the coding sequence ATGAATATTCAAACCCATCATACAATCGATCGAACTTTATGCGGCGAACCGATCATGGTGGAGAACGGGACAAGTCATGTGCGCATGGAATGCACTGAAGAAATGGGTGCAGACTCAAGCGGGCTGATCCATGGTGGCTTCATATTCGGCCTGGCCGACTATGCGGCCATGCTCGCAGTCAACCATCCCAATGTTGTACTGGGTGCTGCTGAAACACGATTTCTGAAGCCTTCCCGCATTGGAAATACCTTGGTCGCAAAAGCGCACGACACGACTCCACACGAGCGAAAACACACCGTACACGTCGATGTTTTCTGTGAAGACGAACAGGTCTTCACCGGTACATTCACCTGCTTTGTCACTCCGAATCACATTCTAGCTGACGGCTGA
- a CDS encoding carboxymuconolactone decarboxylase family protein, with protein sequence MDAAEKAAGTLAKMTQRAGNVFPNYLAFTKEISEFGPIDHKTQELIHVACSMMSQCEMCISLHIQGAASHGASKEEIMQAAMLAISMGGSPKVMYMHYVFDELEDLFD encoded by the coding sequence ATGGATGCAGCAGAAAAAGCAGCGGGGACTTTGGCCAAGATGACACAGCGTGCTGGCAACGTGTTCCCCAATTACCTTGCCTTCACCAAAGAAATCAGCGAATTTGGACCCATTGATCATAAAACGCAGGAACTGATTCACGTTGCCTGTTCCATGATGTCCCAGTGCGAGATGTGCATCTCGCTCCACATCCAAGGGGCGGCCAGTCATGGCGCGAGCAAGGAAGAAATAATGCAGGCCGCAATGTTAGCCATATCCATGGGAGGCTCACCGAAGGTCATGTACATGCATTATGTTTTTGACGAGTTGGAAGACCTGTTTGATTAG